In Luteibaculum oceani, one DNA window encodes the following:
- a CDS encoding T9SS type A sorting domain-containing protein produces MIWSITDVIYFDTNPNSFKKLSLSKYYFFDGDTLIDDTLYDVLKSRLYHVYGTQANGDSINDSTLHDPETAAFFFDDINTEITFMRLPEGEKAFPRYFWNPEVGDTIRYHMIEYQPDGSYYFDLVVDKKDTVEYFGEERYWIEFEENPEILQQYFITGLGGGNGLIHHVRNFNFPDLSYITCMSKNGEFEQFYSNQQNSDCHFEHDQQTITNILNRKMESFAVELSPNPVNEILSITYNNQQIEGIQIISNLGIVTVSNNLRHRHYEDRKQIEIDFSSFPSGLYIVNFTSKNGSVYSRKVVKR; encoded by the coding sequence ATGATTTGGTCTATAACAGATGTAATTTATTTCGATACCAACCCAAATTCTTTCAAAAAATTATCCCTCTCGAAGTACTACTTTTTCGATGGAGACACTCTTATTGATGACACCCTATACGATGTTTTAAAATCTCGACTTTATCATGTTTATGGAACTCAGGCAAATGGCGACAGCATAAACGACTCCACTTTACATGATCCAGAAACAGCAGCTTTTTTCTTTGACGATATAAATACTGAAATCACTTTTATGCGCCTTCCCGAGGGTGAAAAAGCCTTTCCAAGATATTTTTGGAATCCCGAGGTGGGCGATACCATTCGGTACCATATGATAGAATACCAGCCAGATGGTAGTTATTATTTCGATTTGGTGGTTGACAAAAAAGATACCGTGGAATACTTTGGAGAGGAAAGATATTGGATTGAATTTGAAGAAAACCCTGAGATCCTTCAACAGTATTTCATTACGGGTCTAGGAGGGGGAAATGGGTTAATTCATCATGTGCGAAATTTCAACTTTCCTGACCTCTCATATATTACTTGTATGAGTAAAAATGGAGAGTTTGAACAATTCTATTCTAACCAACAAAACTCGGATTGCCATTTTGAACACGATCAGCAGACAATAACAAACATTTTAAACAGAAAAATGGAAAGCTTTGCGGTTGAGTTATCTCCCAATCCAGTAAATGAAATATTATCCATAACCTATAATAATCAACAAATAGAGGGGATTCAAATCATCTCTAATTTAGGAATAGTAACGGTTTCGAACAACTTAAGACACCGTCATTATGAAGATAGAAAACAGATTGAAATAGACTTCAGTTCCTTTCCATCTGGGTTATACATTGTGAACTTTACCAGCAAAAACGGCTCTGTGTATAGTCGTAAGGTGGTAAAAAGATAA
- a CDS encoding T9SS type A sorting domain-containing protein — MKRLFPYLFALISHVVYSQDSEIVKEGNHWVSSYVEEDASSSTRCGGIEEFYFQGDSVIGDSTYAILWVKVWNEYCSGPNSNYNHSYDNPVPEIFGFYYENKVEKKIYMVPNDHASDYCDEGLILVWDELLEVGDTSTTYKSSYGCVRFRVDSIVVSTDSLAPRKKYFISSADNHFVINPNTFFTEGIGPTNEFGGGVFLGFNTYIPDHNRQYFLDCFYQDSVKIVGGDCILDMTTNIEDFDNLIDVVVYPNPAREMVGVQVNGTFDLKVINIHGALIYKEDDINSNLEIDTKSFTNGIYFLIIIQEGLNEIITKKIVVDK, encoded by the coding sequence TTGAAAAGGCTGTTTCCTTATTTGTTTGCATTAATTAGTCATGTAGTTTATTCTCAGGACTCTGAAATAGTTAAGGAGGGAAATCATTGGGTTTCATCCTATGTAGAGGAGGACGCTTCATCCTCTACTAGATGTGGTGGGATTGAGGAATTTTATTTTCAAGGCGATTCAGTTATTGGTGATTCGACTTATGCGATCCTATGGGTAAAGGTATGGAATGAATATTGCTCAGGTCCAAATTCAAATTACAATCATAGTTATGATAATCCCGTTCCAGAAATATTTGGTTTTTATTATGAGAATAAGGTAGAGAAAAAGATATACATGGTACCCAATGACCATGCATCTGATTATTGTGATGAAGGGTTGATACTAGTATGGGATGAGTTGCTGGAGGTTGGAGATACCTCAACTACCTATAAATCCTCTTATGGTTGTGTAAGATTTAGGGTTGATTCTATTGTTGTTTCAACCGATAGTTTAGCACCAAGGAAAAAATATTTCATTTCTAGTGCTGATAATCACTTTGTGATTAATCCTAATACTTTTTTTACGGAGGGAATAGGTCCAACAAATGAATTTGGTGGAGGGGTGTTTTTGGGATTTAATACTTACATACCCGACCATAATAGACAATACTTCTTAGATTGCTTTTACCAGGATAGTGTCAAAATTGTAGGGGGTGATTGTATTCTCGATATGACTACTAATATTGAAGATTTTGATAATCTTATAGATGTGGTGGTATATCCAAACCCAGCTCGTGAAATGGTTGGGGTGCAGGTGAATGGTACTTTTGATTTAAAAGTAATAAACATTCATGGAGCATTAATTTACAAGGAGGATGACATCAATAGTAATCTGGAAATTGATACCAAAAGCTTTACTAATGGGATATACTTTTTGATCATTATTCAAGAAGGTTTGAATGAAATAATAACAAAGAAAATTGTAGTAGATAAATAA
- the era gene encoding GTPase Era, with protein sequence MHKAGFVNILGLPNMGKSTLLNAVFGEKLAIVTPKAQTTRHRMIAVYNEDDLQIVFSDTPGIIQKTHYKMQESMMAEIKPAFEDADVFVWVHDAKTPTEGLEEILKKIDNSKIPTLVVINKVDLCTQEQLLKSVEHWHSLLPKAEILPISALEGLNLDLLLKKVKSWLPEAPAYYDKEELSDRPMRYFVTEIIREKIFLSFQQEIPYSCEVVINSYKEKDGLDAIEAYIIVERDSQKNIIIGKGGEKIKHLGIDARKEIEAFLQKRVFLNLQVKVDKDWRNNPAKLKRYGFTE encoded by the coding sequence ATGCACAAAGCTGGCTTCGTTAATATCCTTGGTTTGCCCAACATGGGGAAATCTACTCTGCTAAATGCCGTCTTTGGTGAAAAATTGGCCATCGTTACGCCCAAAGCGCAAACCACCAGACACCGCATGATTGCAGTATATAACGAAGACGACCTGCAAATTGTATTTTCGGATACCCCAGGGATTATTCAAAAAACCCATTACAAAATGCAGGAATCGATGATGGCCGAAATTAAACCGGCATTCGAAGATGCCGACGTGTTTGTTTGGGTACACGACGCGAAAACACCCACCGAAGGGCTTGAGGAAATCCTGAAAAAAATTGATAATTCTAAAATTCCTACCCTAGTTGTCATAAATAAAGTAGACCTTTGCACCCAAGAACAATTGCTAAAATCGGTCGAACACTGGCACAGCCTTTTACCTAAGGCTGAAATCCTCCCAATATCTGCACTTGAGGGTCTTAACCTGGATCTACTCCTTAAAAAGGTAAAATCGTGGTTACCAGAAGCTCCAGCTTATTACGATAAGGAAGAATTAAGTGATAGACCCATGCGTTACTTTGTAACCGAAATCATTCGCGAGAAAATTTTCTTGTCTTTCCAACAAGAAATACCCTACAGCTGCGAAGTGGTTATTAATAGCTACAAAGAAAAAGATGGTTTAGACGCAATTGAGGCTTATATAATTGTAGAACGCGACTCCCAAAAAAATATCATCATCGGAAAAGGTGGAGAGAAAATAAAACATCTGGGAATCGACGCTCGAAAAGAAATTGAAGCTTTCCTACAAAAAAGAGTCTTTCTTAATTTGCAGGTGAAGGTGGATAAGGACTGGAGAAATAATCCAGCCAAACTAAAAAGATACGGATTTACAGAGTAG
- a CDS encoding T9SS type A sorting domain-containing protein, which yields MLRFKTYFLSTVLTVIMFEAIGQSQNFIDTGMVWQVENVYNLEQRVGSPELIIHEYLFFKGDTTISDTVYKILVARQFKATEIQNGSTHIDSTLYEPYPKAYFFEDTISGITYMRMPDGEKAFPRFYNNLQVGDTVQYQLLELDRNGNVFTNLIVKSIAPVTYFGQIRYKIEFKYNSEIPDGYFITGLGGSNGLIKYLQWVENYDRGQINCLRYEGDYEKFFQNGGMDCEFKHSPTAISERVVRNFNFHLFPNPAKDVLNITVVNDRLQTIVVQNIAGEIVESFSGISERTLTNNPNKMAIDIKNLSEGVYLVLAVGESGYRYTLRFLKK from the coding sequence ATGTTAAGATTTAAAACATATTTCTTATCCACTGTCTTAACAGTTATCATGTTCGAAGCAATTGGTCAAAGCCAGAATTTTATTGACACTGGTATGGTATGGCAGGTTGAGAATGTATATAATTTAGAGCAAAGGGTGGGTTCGCCTGAGTTGATTATTCATGAATACCTTTTCTTTAAAGGTGACACAACTATTTCGGACACTGTTTATAAGATTTTAGTGGCAAGGCAATTTAAAGCCACCGAGATACAGAATGGAAGTACCCATATAGATTCTACATTATATGAGCCTTATCCCAAGGCCTATTTCTTCGAAGACACTATAAGCGGAATTACTTATATGCGGATGCCTGACGGTGAAAAGGCTTTTCCAAGGTTTTATAACAATCTTCAGGTGGGTGATACTGTGCAATATCAATTATTAGAATTAGATAGAAACGGTAATGTGTTCACCAATTTGATTGTAAAGTCAATTGCTCCTGTTACATACTTTGGCCAAATTCGATATAAGATTGAATTTAAGTACAATAGTGAAATTCCTGATGGATACTTCATTACAGGTTTAGGTGGTTCAAATGGCCTAATTAAATACTTACAATGGGTAGAAAATTATGATAGGGGTCAGATCAATTGTTTAAGATATGAAGGGGATTATGAGAAATTTTTTCAAAACGGAGGCATGGATTGTGAGTTCAAACACTCCCCTACTGCAATATCCGAAAGGGTAGTGCGGAATTTTAATTTTCACTTATTTCCTAACCCTGCAAAAGATGTGCTTAATATCACGGTTGTAAATGATCGATTGCAAACAATTGTTGTGCAGAATATTGCAGGTGAAATCGTTGAAAGTTTTTCTGGAATTTCAGAAAGGACCCTCACAAACAATCCAAATAAAATGGCTATAGATATCAAGAACCTAAGTGAAGGGGTCTATTTAGTTCTTGCAGTGGGTGAATCTGGATATAGGTATACTTTAAGATTTTTAAAAAAATAA
- the der gene encoding ribosome biogenesis GTPase Der, with amino-acid sequence MGNVVAIVGRPNVGKSTLFNRLTESRDAIVDSVAGVTRDRHYGKAEWLNVEFGLIDTGGYTHNTDDIFESEIRKQVNLAIEEANIILFLVDVNSGITDFDEAIANLLRKSKKKVFVVANKVDTYDRIADIHEFYKFGLGEVYPISSSNGSQTGDLLDALIAAFPEKTPEEEIDIPKLAVVGRPNVGKSSLINVLTGKENNIVTPISGTTRDSINTRYQAFGFDFMLVDTAGIRKRSKITEDLEFYSVVRSMRSIQESDVCLLLLDASLGIEKQDLHIYSEIIKAKKGIVILVNKWDLIEKESKTMEQFKKSILERIAPFTDVPIIFTSTITKQRVHKALETAMEVYQARIQKIPTSKLNDVMLEEIERYPPPAIKGKYIRIKYCMQLPTHTPAFAFYCNLPQYVKDPYKRFLENKIRDHFNFHGVPISIFMRKK; translated from the coding sequence ATGGGAAATGTAGTTGCCATTGTGGGGCGCCCAAATGTTGGAAAATCAACCTTGTTTAATCGCTTAACCGAGTCTAGAGACGCTATTGTTGATTCGGTAGCTGGTGTAACCCGAGATAGACACTACGGAAAAGCAGAGTGGCTTAACGTAGAATTTGGGTTAATCGATACCGGTGGATACACCCACAATACCGACGATATCTTTGAATCTGAAATTAGAAAGCAGGTAAATCTCGCCATCGAAGAGGCAAACATTATCCTTTTTCTTGTTGATGTGAATAGCGGAATTACCGATTTCGATGAAGCTATTGCCAACCTACTTCGAAAATCGAAAAAGAAGGTTTTTGTTGTAGCCAATAAGGTTGACACCTACGATAGAATTGCAGACATACACGAATTCTACAAATTTGGTCTTGGAGAGGTTTATCCCATATCCAGCTCTAACGGTTCGCAAACGGGTGATCTTTTAGATGCTCTTATCGCCGCATTCCCAGAGAAAACTCCAGAAGAGGAAATAGACATTCCAAAATTAGCGGTAGTGGGAAGGCCCAACGTAGGGAAATCTTCCCTTATAAACGTTCTTACCGGTAAGGAAAATAACATTGTTACTCCCATAAGCGGAACAACCCGCGACTCTATAAATACCCGTTACCAAGCCTTTGGTTTCGACTTTATGTTGGTGGATACTGCGGGAATTAGAAAGCGATCTAAAATTACCGAAGACCTAGAATTTTACTCGGTAGTTAGGTCTATGAGAAGTATTCAGGAAAGTGACGTATGTCTTCTACTACTCGATGCCAGCCTGGGTATCGAAAAACAAGATTTACATATCTACTCAGAGATTATAAAGGCCAAAAAAGGTATCGTTATTCTGGTGAATAAATGGGATTTGATTGAAAAAGAATCAAAAACCATGGAACAGTTTAAAAAATCCATTTTAGAACGCATTGCTCCTTTTACGGACGTTCCAATTATTTTCACCTCAACCATTACCAAGCAAAGAGTTCACAAGGCTCTTGAAACGGCAATGGAGGTATATCAGGCTAGAATTCAGAAAATCCCCACTTCTAAGCTTAATGATGTTATGCTAGAAGAAATAGAACGCTATCCTCCTCCAGCAATCAAGGGTAAATACATAAGAATTAAGTACTGTATGCAACTTCCAACGCATACCCCTGCTTTTGCCTTCTACTGTAACCTACCCCAGTATGTAAAGGATCCATACAAGCGCTTTTTGGAAAATAAAATCAGAGACCACTTTAATTTCCACGGGGTGCCGATTTCTATTTTTATGAGGAAAAAGTAA
- a CDS encoding GIY-YIG nuclease family protein translates to MPTTAKFYLYITTNKYRGTLYVGITNNLPRRILEHQSGYGGKFSYTYNCKLLVYFEPHDCYKVLQRREQVIKRWRRNWKLELIEKNNPDWRDLCEEILPKNWEEIKLRKFIRKEY, encoded by the coding sequence ATGCCTACCACTGCAAAGTTTTATTTATACATCACAACCAATAAGTATCGCGGTACTCTTTACGTTGGGATTACCAACAATCTTCCCAGAAGGATATTAGAACACCAAAGTGGTTATGGAGGTAAATTTTCCTACACCTATAATTGCAAACTTCTTGTTTATTTCGAGCCACATGACTGCTACAAAGTTTTGCAAAGACGAGAACAGGTAATTAAACGCTGGAGGCGAAACTGGAAGTTAGAATTGATTGAAAAAAACAACCCTGATTGGAGGGATTTATGTGAGGAAATTTTACCCAAAAATTGGGAAGAAATAAAACTCAGAAAATTTATCCGGAAGGAGTACTAA